One part of the Chrysemys picta bellii isolate R12L10 chromosome 14, ASM1138683v2, whole genome shotgun sequence genome encodes these proteins:
- the LOC135975651 gene encoding uncharacterized protein LOC135975651 has protein sequence MQSSPAVMAVQSGNRKRAPAWTDREVLDLIAVWGDESVLSELRSKRRNAKIYEKISKDMAERGYSRDATQCRVKIKELRQGYQKTKEANGRSGSHPQTSRFYEALHSILGAAATTTPPVTVDSEDGILSTAGSSDMLGDGEDEEGDEEGEAVGSSHNADFPDSQDLFITLTEIPYEASPAITPDTESGEGSATPSATVSQPSLESHSQRLARIRRRKKRTREDMFSELMASSQAQAAQQTQWRENLTRMHQANMDREERWRQEDQQATQTLLGLLREQTDTLRRLVDVLQERRQEDRAPLQSISNRPPPPPSPIPTSPKVQRRRGGRVPANSHSTPAESSSSRRLSFPKI, from the exons atgcagagctctccagcagtgatggccgtgcagtctgggaatagaaagagagccccagcatggactgatcgtgaagtcttggatctcatcgctgtgtggggcgatgagtccgtgctttccgagctgcgatccaaaagaaggaatgcaaagatctacgagaagatctctaaagacatggcagagagaggatacagccgggatgcaacgcagtgccgcgtgaaaatcaaggagctgagacaaggctaccagaagaccaaagaggcaaacggacgctccggatcccatccccagacatcccgtttctacgaggcactgcattccatcctcggtgctgccgccaccactaccccaccagtgaccgtggactctgaggatgggatactgtccacggccggttcctcagacatgttaggggacggggaagatgaggaaggagatgaggagggcgaggcagttggcagctctcacaacgctgatttccccgacagccaggatctcttcatcacccttacagagatcccctacgaagcgtccccagccattaccccggacacagaatctggtgaaggatcagcca ccccgtctgcgactgtctcacaacctagcctggaatcacactcccagaggctagcgcggattaggcgtaggaagaagaggacacgggaggacatgttctctgagcttatggcctcttcccaagcccaggcagcacagcagacccagtggcgggagaacttgacccgaatgcaccaagccaacatggatcgggaggagaggtggcggcaggaagaccagcaggcgactcaaacgctgcttggactactgagggagcaaacggacacgctccggcgccttgtggatgttctgcaggaacggaggcaggaggacagagccccgctgcagtccatctctaaccgccctcccccgccaccaagtcccatacccacctcacccaaagtgcaaagaaggagaggcggcagagtccctgctaactctcactccacccctgcagagagctctagtagcagaaggctctcatttcccaaaatttga